One genomic segment of Syngnathus typhle isolate RoL2023-S1 ecotype Sweden linkage group LG8, RoL_Styp_1.0, whole genome shotgun sequence includes these proteins:
- the fbxo5 gene encoding F-box only protein 5 produces the protein MKCPRYDMAKAKPKPNLEMGSPEKPSGLHGKDSPIKDPLPLKPLAEKVSKVLFPHNDSLGVAQDKENQTAKELENTFDESLEDSGYLSLYNSHFEEGVSRSQEKKSTFLMPLPPPTVTPKRCEENMVSGCPAFLGTASTPVDSYRRKPVTYSLSSTPLDHYDSTNLPIVKFQQAACQELAKSYSKNKRYDWSVISKVAEDHLLHQVIGGRMGLDFVDVFSSLLSKNMRIILANILALLGDMDLISCKKVSRTWRKIIREDSAALQRCRQAEKVLQESLSSVTLKSSGLTRDVVVSRMVLSCVQKVASPNTPSPATASSVSRRNATVMKNNPSNSQCSRFNEYIQAASTLKQHQSLRPCKQCGSPATHSPDAQRATCMRPSCQFDFCTRCQEAFHGSAPCRVVQCRSGFSPSGSARSLLPGSAQSKRNIRRL, from the exons ATGAAGTGCCCGCGATACGACATGGCTAAGGCCAAACCCAAGCCCAACCTTGAGATGGGTTCTCCAGAGAAGCCCTCAGGCCTCCATGGAAAAGATTCACCTATCAAGGATCCCCTCCCCCTCAAGCCCCTTGCTGAAAAGGTGTCCAAAGTGTTGTTCCCGCATAACGACTCTCTCGGCGTGGCCCAAGACAAAGAGAACCAGACCGCCAAAGAGCTCGAGAATACCTTTGACGAGTCGCTAGAGGACAGCGGCTACTTGTCCCTGTACAACAGCCATTTTGAGGAAGGTGTAAGCCgcagtcaggaaaaaaaatcgacgtTCTTAATGCCCCTCCCACCTCCAACTGTGACACCAAAACGATGTGAAGAGAACATGGTTTCTGGTTGCCCCGCGTTCTTGGGGACTGCTTCCACACCTGTGGACTCCTACAGGCGGAAACCAGTCACGTACTCcttgtcttccacccccttggACCACTACGACAGCACCAACCTGCCCATTGTCAAGTTTCAGCAGGCAGCGTGTCAAGAGCTCGCCAAGAGTTACAGCAAGAATAAGAG GTACGACTGGAGCGTCATCTCCAAGGTGGCCGAGGATCATCTGCTGCACCAGGTGATCGGCGGCCGCATGGGCCTCGACTTTGTGGATGTGTTCTCGTCCCTTCTGTCCAAGAATATGAGAATCATCCTGGCCAACATCCTGGCCTTGCTGGGAGACATGGACCTCATCAG TTGCAAGAAGGTGAGCAGAACGTGGCGGAAGATCATACGCGAAGACAGCGCTGCTCTGCAGCGGTGCCGGCAAGCCGAAAAGGTTCTTCAG GAGTCGTTAAGCTCTGTGACGCTGAAGAGTTCCGGTCTTACGAGGGACGTGGTCGTATCCCGGATGGTTCTGTCCTGCGTGCAAAAAGTGGCCTCTCCAAACACGCCATCACCAGCGACAGCATCCTCTGTCAGCAGACGGAACGCCACTGTGATGAAGAACAACCCATCAAATTCGCAGTGTTCTCGCTTCAACGAGTACATTCAG GCTGCCAGCACCTTGAAGCAGCACCAGTCGCTGCGGCCGTGCAAGCAGTGCGGCTCGCCCGCCACACACTCACCTGACGCCCAGCGGGCCACGTGCATGCGGCCCTCCTGCCAGTTTGACTTTTGCACCCGCTGCCAGGAAGCCTTCCACGGCTCCGCCCCTTGTCGCGTGGTGCAGTGCCGCTCCGGCTTCTCGCCTTCCGGCAGCGCCCGTTCCCTCCTTCCTGGCAGCGCACAGAGCAAGAGGAACATCAGGAGGTTGTGA
- the vip gene encoding VIP peptides, producing MDNRRRHNTAEQQEKGRQQAKEDSCAFTSLSFLLRHMCKAMSQRSGPQLLLLFALFSVLYSRTLSLPYASMRPTRHADGLFTSGYSKLLGQLSARRYLESLIGKRVNDELMDEPVKRHSDAIFTDNYSRFRKQMAVKKYLNSVLTGKRSLENAGTSDQEESRDEPDTFQENYDDINVDHLLNNLQLPL from the exons ATGGACAACAGAAGACGACACAACACAGCAGAACAACAAGAGAAAGGACGACAGCAAGCCAAAGAGGATTCCTGCGCATTTACTAGCCTTTCCTTCCTTCTACGGCACAT GTGTAAAGCGATGTCACAACGTAGCGGCCCCCagcttcttctcctctttgccCTCTTCAGTGTGCTCTACTCCCGGACTCTCAGTCTGCCCTATGCATCCATGAG ACCAACGAGACACGCTGACGGTCTTTTCACCAGCGGCTACAGCAAACTTCTGGGACAGCTCTCAGCCAGGAGATACTTGGAGTCTCTGATTGGGAAGCGAGTCAA TGACGAGCTGATGGACGAGCCGGTCAAGCGCCACTCGGACGCCATCTTCACAGACAACTACAGCCGCTTCCGTAAACAGATGGCCGTCAAGAAGTACCTCAACTCGGTCTTAACAGGGAAGAGGAG TCTCGAAAATGCCGGCACGAGCGACCAGGAAGAGTCCAGGGACGAGCCCGACACCTTCCAGGAGAACTACGACGATATCAACGTCGACCACCTGCTAAACAACCTACAGCTG CCGCTTTGA
- the anapc1 gene encoding anaphase-promoting complex subunit 1, giving the protein MSDVVYEETATMIAAGELQSFVPFGRDHCKNHPNAFNLQLRELQPASELWTSDCAAGLAGSLQEVSLQERERESWQLRKGCMEVPEQGVEFEEELYSAGNVVVWTKGSRAHGSNVYKAFTVDSPVEQALWCDFAVPPSKKDEEQLEHTVCIVQNGCINIHTVTGKDFLSPLPFQVSKAWPTKFGLVFERKITAADGQLNPSGEPLPYLFSMLHPIDEVAPVVYKPSGPFDSSRVEYMTESSSKIVFTCCQPSVIVTYDSEHGIHSVWRLRKVTSEERSMVLSCLAEPFAEPLGFQATGLLMSHLRNHSRLDTPCGSKAARFNPGAGASGVIGANSPHHYSTVHSHQSRTLMSSPVMHSRVHSPGISKMAAVSRDHSPGMAMPSLSGAARFNTTLHSSSPAGHHHGMAHSPNSTINETVPEPIIPDLCMEQLWSETTACHSLDREMSSQASKVFLTSDLCENRYLCFLVESHQQLRCVKFVESNDTSQLIFASVTNIAAKDAEPLQNIDAMLVLEACGSLILYTGVTRVSQVFVPGLLPSTFGLNNNRVGPYTPQEQVSTPTNASSRNLQRMDEAAMPSPVSDPRGPNMKHHEASFLEDYTYQQALRYIHALRDPVSNRVTLELSNGTMLRISIPDIAVSELVRKCLQAIRFILPKEAAMKVLVKWYTIYNAPGGTSPHSEWNLFVTCFLKLMGYNTERLTWTRNLNFEVPLSPVIAAKKARPCDGGCDEDWEYLLGSHYHRQMDSHSDAKPAASSGFNASVIPDDGDLSSAPSSSCVLDNTAPLFVHIPALFYVLHLLYQELLLNELHRERALSLVCLLQQLARDLQLEDYVDLYWRDYPSLINGFTESCLIDQSLIGQMQHPSFLRAEPPCIFSWLSSCLQGESVPPFPYLPGVCHRLRLLVLSYALYISGDDKATTSNASEYLVKLSAGQKTSEQQYKRQTSVNQVKSCSGSLAEQLVVWLTSQGFTLKDLESVPFGVALPIRDAIYHCREQPCADWSEEVCLLIGRQDRTRQAHNMTLVKSKASVSSSLSLEPPATTEADEEEDGMSDIIQEVTGLIWSQDLRVQEVRRLLQSSKPVRVCVVQLPEVSDHEYIEEKENKLLQLCQRTMSLPVGRGLFTLFSYQPVPTELLPIPKLNLTGRAPPRNTMVNLNSGNIDVPANMPSWPSFHNGVAAGLKIAPASQVDSAWIVYNKNKNQEMANEHAGFLMALGLNGHLTKLGTLNIHDYLTKGHEMTTIGLLLGVAAARLGTMDVSTTRLLSIHIPALLPPTSTELDVPHNIQVASVIGIGLVYQGTGHRHIAEVLQSEIGRPPGPEMEYCTDRESYSLAAGLALGMVCLGQGSNLIGMSDLNVPEQLYQYMVGGHRRAPVGASRERHKSPSYQIKEGDTINVDVTCPGATLALAMIYLKTNNRSIADWLKPPDTWFLLDFIKPEFLLLRTLARCLIMWDEILPNTEWVKSNVPQIMRGSHSDSPENINMETWIQVQDYITAGACMALGLRFAGSANSDAFDCLYDFAKNFMRLMSFYGTAAAEPGCYNMQTALSMILLSMSMVMAGTGNLKVLQLCRFLHYRTGGEMNYGFHMAHHMALGMLFLGGGRFSLSTSNSAIAALLCSLYPHFPSHSTDNRYHLQALRHLIVLAAESRLLVPVDVDSLKPCYALLEVTYKKTDWYDETTVELMAPTMLPELHLLKRVRVKGPRYWELSIDLIKEVQHLKSVLSRDGVLYVKLRAGQLPYKDDPQGWKSLLGSAVTQRSSGVRAFKLEAISTFTSEPALLSFAEFFCKTSGGAKHRVETVELFSAMLYECVTQECPEMLPTYVAIEQAVGALCRGEPQHSFALWQMRLVVELWDSRVLQRPAHGRDALLSSEFLPVMKNKVDVVLDSWLKDNSSALRSYIGRKALPDGPGSPMLACFLVYRSVPCLRNKLAQLQGCTSLGHLLSSSSRLGMPLRDLLRLAPVLLETQSRPRMLLGSPLLAR; this is encoded by the exons ATGTCGGACGTCGTGTATGAAGAGACAGCCACGATGATTGCCGCAGGGGAATTGCAGTCGTTTGTCCCGTTTGGCCGTGATCACTGCAAGAACCACCCCAACGCTTTCAACCTGCAGCTGCGGGAGCTGCAGCCCGCCTCAGAACTCTGGACGTCGGACTGCGCCGCCGGCCTGGCGGGCTCCCTGCAGGAGGTCAGCCTGCAGGAGAGAGAGCGG GAAAGCTGGCAGCTGAGGAAGGGCTGCATGGAGGTCCCGGAGCAGGGTGTGGAGTTCGAAGAGGAGCTTTACTCGGCAGGGAACGTGGTGGTCTGGACCAAGGGTAGCCGGGCACATGGCTCGAATGTTTACAAGGCGTTCACTGTGGACAGCCCGGTGGAGCAG GCTTTATGGTGTGACTTTGCTGTCCCTCCGAGCAAGAAGGATG AAGAACAGCTGGAGCACACGGTGTGCATCGTCCAGAACGGCTGCATCAACATCCACACCGTGACCGGCAAAGATTTCCTCTCGCCGCTGCCGTTCCAG GTGTCCAAAGCCTGGCCGACTAAGTTCGGACTTGTGTTTGAGCGTAAAATCACAGCAGCTGACGGCCAGCTCAACCCTTCGGG CGAGCCACTTCCCTACTTGTTCAGCATGCTGCATCCGATAGATGAGGTGGCACCAGTGGTGTACAAACCCTCTG GTCCGTTTGACAGCTCTCGCGTGGAGTACATGACGGAATCCAGCTCAAAGATCGTCTTCACCTGCTGTCAGCCCTCCGTCATCGTCACTTACGATAGTGAGCACGGAATACACTCGGTGTGGAGGCTGCGCAAGGTCACATCTGAG GAGCGCTCGATGGTGCTTAGTTGTCTCGCCGAGCCCTTTGCCGAACCTCTCGGCTTCCAGGCCACGGGCCTCCTTATGTCACACCTGCGCAACCACTCCCGCTTGGACACCCCGTGTGGCAGCAAGGCAGCCAGGTTCAATCCCGGCGCTGGAGCAAG tggtgTCATTGGTGCCAACAGCCCTCATCACTACAGCACCGTGCACAGCCACCAGAGCAGAACCCTCATGTCCTCACCAGTAATGCACTCCCGCGTCCATTCCCCGGGTATATCCAAGATGGCTGCCGTCAG TCGCGACCACTCTCCGGGCATGGCGATGCCGTCCTTATCGGGCGCGGCTCGCTTTAACACGACCCTGCACTCCTCGTCACCTGCGGGCCACCATCACGGCATGGCGCACTCGCCCAACAGCACCATCAATGAGACGGTGCCGGAGCCCATCATCCCAGATCTGTGCATGGAGCAGCTATGGAGCGAGACAACTGCGTGCCACAG cctGGACAGAGAGATGAGCAGCCAGGCGTCCAAAGTGTTCCTGACCTCCGACCTCTGCGAGAACCGCTACCTCTGTTTCCTGGTGGAGTCGCACCAGCAA CTCAGATGTGTGAAATTCGTGGAGAGCAACGACACGTCTCAGCTCATCTTCGCCTCCGTGACGAACATCGCCGCCAAAGATGCGGAGCCTTTGCAG AACATTGATGCAATGCTGGTATTGGAGGCCTGCGGCAGCCTAATTCTCTACACGGGTGTCACCCGG GTCAGCCAGGTGTTTGTGCCCGGCCTCCTGCCATCCACTTTCGGTCTTAACAACAACCGTGTCGGTCCCTACACGCCGCAGGAGCAAGTTAGCACGCCCACTAATGCAAGCAGCAGGAATTTGCAAAGAATGGACGAG GCCGCCATGCCCTCGCCCGTGTCCGATCCAAGGGGCCCAAACATGAAGCACCACGAAGCATCTTTTTTAGAGGACTACACTTACCAGCAGGCTTTGCGCTACATCCACGCCCTCCGGGACCCTGTCAGCAACCGTGTAACTctg GAACTAAGTAACGGCACCATGCTGAGAATTTCCATCCCGGACATTGCTGTCTCTGAGCTgg TTCGGAAATGTCTTCAGGCCATTCGTTTCATCCTGCCCAAGGAAGCTGCCATGAAG GTTTTGGTGAAATGGTACACAATTTACAACGCCCCTGGCGGCACAAGCCCCCACAGTGAGTGGAACCTGTTTGTCACTTGTTTCTTGAAGCTGATGGGCTACAACACGGAGCGCCTGACCTGGACCCGGAat CTGAATTTTGAAGTGCCTCTCTCGCCGGTGATTGCGGCTAAGAAAGCTCGTCCCTGTGATGGAGGTTGCGATGAG GATTGGGAGTACTTGCTGGGAAGTCATTACCACCGCCAGATGGATTCTCATTCCGACGCCAAACCAGCAGCCTCTAGTGGCTTTAACGCCAGCGTCATCCCGGACGATGGGGACCTCTCATCT GCGCCGTCCTCTTCCTGCGTCTTAGACAACACGGCGCCCCTCTTCGTTCACATTCCGGCCCTCTTCTACGTTCTTCACCTGCTCTACCAGGAGCTGCTCCTCAACGAATTGCACCGAGAGAGGGCCTTGTCCCTGGTGTGTCTTCTGCAGCAGCTCGCCAG agaccTGCAGTTGGAAGATTATGTGGATCTCTACTGGAGAGACTACCCATCATTAATCAATGGATTCACAGAGAGCTGCCTCATAGACCAGT CTCTGATTGGTCAAATGCAGCATCCGTCTTTCCTGCGTGCGGAACCTCCCTGCATCTTCAGCTGGCTCAGTAGCTGCCTGCAAGGGGAATCGGTCCCGCCTTTCCCCTACCTGCCCGGTGTCTGCCACAGGCTCCGGCTGTTGGTTCTG AGTTATGCTCTCTACATCAGCGGCGACGACAAAGCCACCACATCCAATGCGTCTGAATACTTGGTGAAGCTCTCTGCAG GCCAAAAGACCAGTGAGCAGCAGTACAAAAG ACAGACGAGCGTGAATCAAGTCAAGTCGTGCAGCGGGAGTCTGGCTGAGCAGCTCGTGGTCTGGCTCACCTCGCAAG GGTTCACCCTCAAAGACTTGGAGTCGGTCCCTTTCGGCGTGGCTCTGCCCATCCGAGACGCCATCTACCACTGCCGGGAGCAGCCCTGCGCCGATTGGTCAGAGGAGGTTTGCCTGCTGATTGGCCGGCAGGACCGCACCAGACAGGCCCACAACATGACCCTGGTGAAAAGCAAAGCT TCTGTGAGCTCAAGTTTGTCCTTGGAACCTCCCGCGACCACAGAGgccgacgaggaggaggacggaATGTCGGACATCATTCAGGAG GTCACAGGACTGATCTGGAGTCAGGATCTTAGGGTCCAGGAAGTCCGAAGGCTTCTGCAGAGCTCCAAGCCAGTCCGGGTCTGCGTCGTTCAGCTCCCGGAGGTCTCGGACCACGAGTACATagaagagaaagagaacaa ACTCCTTCAGCTGTGTCAAAGGACCATGTCCCTCCCAGTGGGAAGGGGCCTCTTCACTCTGTTCTCCTACCAGCCTGTACCTACAGAACTTTTACCCATCCCGAAACTCAACCTCACAG GTCGTGCCCCACCCAGGAACACCATGGTCAACCTGAACAGCGGGAATATTGACGTCCCGGCCAATATGCCCAGCTGGCCCAGCTTCCACAACGGCGTCGCTGCCGGACTCAAGATCGCCCCCGCGTCGCAG GTGGACTCGGCTTGGATTGtctacaacaaaaacaagaaccAAGAGATGGCCAACGAGCACGCTGGCTTCCTCATGGCGCTGGGCCTCAACGGGCATCTCACCAAGCTTGGGACACTCAACATACACGACTACCTCACCAAG GGCCACGAGATGACCACCATCGGGCTTCTCCTGGGCGTGGCAGCAGCGCGACTGGGTACCATGGACGTGTCCACCACCCGCCTGCTCAGCATCCACATCCCTGCCCTGCTTCCTCCCACCTCCACTGAGTTGGATGTCCCACACAATATACAG GTGGCGTCTGTAATCGGCATCGGGCTGGTGTATCAGGGAACAGGACACAGACACATTGCTGAGGTTCTACAATCAGAAATAG GGCGACCTCCAGGTCCGGAGATGGAATACTGCACCGACAGGGAGTCCTATTCCCTAGCTGCGGGATTAGCTCTTGGGATGGTCTGCCTCGGG CAAGGCAGCAACCTAATTGGGATGAGTGACCTGAACGTCCCAGAGCAACTGTATCAGTATATGGTAGGGGGCCATCGAAGGGCCCCAGTCGGAGCCAGCCGAGAGAGACATAAATCTCCCAGCTACCAGATCAAG GAGGGCGACACTATCAATGTGGATGTGACGTGTCCTGGGGCCACGCTGGCACTCGCCATGATCTATTTGAAGACCAACAACCG GTCCATAGCTGACTGGCTGAAACCTCCAGATACTTGGTTCCTATTGGATTTCATCAAGCCAGAGTTTCTTCTGCTCAGG ACCCTGGCCAGGTGCCTCATCATGTGGGATGAAATCCTCCCTAATACAGAATGGGTCAAAAGTAACGTGCCGCAG ATCATGAGGGGGTCTCATTCGGACTCACCAGAAAACATCAACATGGAGACGTGGAT CCAAGTGCAGGATTACATCACAGCCGGAGCTTGCATGGCGCTCGGCCTGCGATTCGCCGGTTCCGCCAACTCGGATGCCTTCGACTGCCTCTACGACTTTGCCAAGAACTTCATGAGGCTGATGTCCTTCTACGGTACAGCCGCTGCG GAGCCGGGCTGCTACAACATGCAGACGGCGCTGTCCATGATCCTGCTGTCCATGTCCATGGTGATGGCCGGCACGGGCAACCTGAAGGTGCTACAGCTCTGCCGCTTCCTGCACTACCGAACCGGCGGCGAGATGAACTACGGCTTCCACATGGCTCATCACATGGCGCTCGGCATGCTTTTCCTGGGAGGGGGAAG GTTCAGCTTGAGCACATCCAACTCAGCCATCGCTGCTCTGCTCTGTTCCCTCTATCCTCACTTCCCCTCACATAGCACAGACAACCG CTAtcacctgcaggcgctgcgccATCTCATTGTTCTGGCCGCCGAGAGCCGGCTGCTGGTGCCGGTTGACGTGGACTCCCTTAAGCCTTGCTACGCCCTCCTGGAGGTCACCTACAAG AAAACCGACTGGTACGACGAGACCACGGTGGAGCTGATGGCTCCGACCATGCTGCCCGAGCTGCACCTCCTCAagcgg GTTCGAGTGAAGGGGCCTCGTTACTGGGAACTTTCCATTGACCTGATCAAGGAAGTGcaacacctcaa GTCGGTCCTTTCCAGGGACGGCGTGTTATACGTGAAACTCCGAGCGGGGCAGTTGCCCTACAAGGATGACCCCCAGGGCTGGAAAAGCTTGCTGGGCTCCGCCGTCACTCAGCGCAGCTCTGGAGTCCGAGCCTTTAAG CTCGAGGCCATCTCCACCTTCACCTCCGAGCCGGCCTTGCTCTCCTTCGCCGAGTTCTTCTGCAAGACGTCGGGCGGAGCGAAGCAC CGAGTAGAGACCGTGGAGCTGTTCTCAGCCATGTTGTACGAGTGCGTGACGCAGGAGTGTCCGGAGATGCTGCCCACGTACGTCGCTATCGAGCAG GCGGTGGGCGCTCTGTGCCGTGGTGAGCCGCAGCACAGTTTCGCCCTGTGGCAGATGCGCCTGGTGGTGGAGCTTTGGGACAGCAGGGTGCTCCAGCGGCCTGCCCACGGCCGTGACGCGCTGCTTTCCTCTGAGTTTTTACCGGTCATGAAGAACAAGGTGGATGTGGTGCTGGACAGCTGGCTCAAAG aCAACAGCTCAGCGTTGAGGTCCTACATAGGCAGAAAGGCTCTCCCCGATGGTCCCGGGTCCCCCATGTTGGCTTGCTTCCTGGTCTACCGCTCTGTCCCCTGCCTCAGGAACAAACTGGCGCAGCTTCAAG GCTGCACTTCACTCGGGCACTTGTTGTCCAGCAGCAGCCGGTTGGGAATGCCACTCAGAGACCTGCTCAGGCTCGCTCCGGTCCTGCTGGAAACCCAAAGCAGGCCGCGGATGCTCCTTGGTTCCCCGTTGCTCGCACGCTGA